A single Bacillus sp. HMF5848 DNA region contains:
- a CDS encoding isochorismate synthase MenF, with translation MTVLQHNKLLELIQHAQKNRLVSYVQKTKAMNPLTIIANAERLQYDYFFWKHPSQSISFVGVGELYTIEADDANRFKQISNTWKRLLENSLINNRYHTVEAVGPLLFGGYSFDPIKQSTNRWRDFSPGTFILPKMMYTNYNGEGYVTHNLFPCEESSSYGLLEDIDRLYNEMFADIDELPDFSSTSYRLSEGDTTKWKQIVQGAIDEINSNNLQKVVLARDVTLTYAKQINVVQALHTLLAEQPTSYIFAFKYHQSCFIGATPEQLIQKKQDKLYTTCLAGTAPRGKTFEEDEQIADELLRDEKNKNEHQLVVNMISDAMQEVCSTTNIPPSPTIFKTKHVQHLYTPITGTTKVYTSLMDIVELLHPTPALGGYPRQESLQYIRDHEGIDRGWYASPLGWVDYSGDGEFAVAIRSALIQGRKAYLYAGCGIVSDSIPESELEETKMKLRPMLSALGGNIVE, from the coding sequence GTGACTGTACTGCAGCATAATAAATTATTAGAGTTAATTCAACATGCACAAAAAAACAGGCTTGTTAGTTATGTGCAAAAAACAAAAGCAATGAACCCCCTTACGATTATCGCTAATGCCGAAAGACTACAATATGATTATTTCTTTTGGAAACATCCTTCACAATCGATTTCGTTTGTTGGTGTGGGAGAGCTCTATACTATCGAAGCGGATGATGCAAATCGTTTCAAGCAAATTAGTAACACTTGGAAGCGCTTGCTAGAAAATTCATTAATAAATAACAGGTATCACACTGTAGAAGCTGTCGGCCCGTTACTATTTGGTGGATATAGTTTTGACCCAATAAAACAATCAACTAACCGTTGGCGTGATTTTAGTCCGGGCACATTTATTTTGCCTAAAATGATGTATACAAATTACAATGGTGAAGGGTATGTAACGCACAATTTGTTTCCTTGTGAAGAAAGCAGTTCCTATGGTCTTCTTGAGGATATAGACCGTTTATATAATGAAATGTTTGCTGATATAGACGAATTACCCGATTTTTCATCTACATCATATAGGCTTTCTGAAGGTGACACAACAAAATGGAAGCAAATTGTTCAAGGTGCTATTGATGAAATCAACAGCAACAACTTACAAAAGGTTGTTTTAGCTCGTGATGTAACATTAACGTACGCGAAGCAAATTAATGTCGTGCAAGCCCTGCATACGTTATTAGCTGAGCAACCAACAAGCTATATTTTTGCATTTAAATATCATCAATCTTGTTTTATTGGCGCTACTCCGGAGCAGCTCATTCAAAAAAAACAGGATAAGCTTTACACTACTTGTTTAGCAGGTACAGCACCAAGAGGAAAAACGTTTGAAGAAGACGAGCAGATAGCAGATGAATTACTTCGTGATGAAAAAAATAAGAATGAACACCAGCTTGTTGTTAATATGATTTCCGACGCGATGCAGGAAGTCTGTTCAACAACTAATATTCCACCGAGTCCTACTATTTTTAAAACGAAGCATGTTCAGCATTTATATACACCAATTACAGGTACTACGAAGGTATATACATCTCTCATGGATATTGTTGAGTTGTTACACCCAACACCAGCTCTTGGTGGCTATCCAAGACAAGAGTCTCTTCAATATATTCGTGATCATGAAGGAATCGATCGTGGCTGGTATGCGAGTCCACTTGGCTGGGTTGATTACAGTGGAGATGGCGAATTTGCCGTTGCAATACGATCTGCTCTCATACAAGGAAGAAAAGCTTATTTATATGCGGGATGTGGTATAGTTTCAGATTCAATTCCAGAGAGTGAATTAGAGGAAACTAAAATGAAGCTACGTCCTATGTTATCTGCACTAGGAGGGAACATCGTTGAGTAG
- the menD gene encoding 2-succinyl-5-enolpyruvyl-6-hydroxy-3-cyclohexene-1-carboxylic-acid synthase, with protein MSSTNALTKYVAAFIQQLSTLNITDVVVSPGSRSTPIAMLMAEHPSMNVTIHIDERSAAFFALGLAKRVKRPVVLVCTSGTAAANYYPAIVEARYSNIPILVVTADRPHELRDVGAPQAIDQIKMYGDYPKWFVEMGIPEDTEDVLRYVRMVAARAVHTAGSRPMGPVHINMPLREPLVPDLNNENLWSDIEQQQLAKVTPPARFIDDLYLNEYANLFSSHERGLIVVGDLQNYSEQREILNLAEKLQYPVLADPLSQLRSYKHPLLIDGYDAFLKNDVTSELLKPDIVIRFGAMPVSKAFMLFLKKQQDCKQLIVDGSGEWRDPNSQAWDVIHCDEAYFSSRIPSYLEKKQKTKWVQTWLQINTITQSIMQQSIDSEILFEGRIIQELQRNLPNNSHLFVGNSMPIRDLDSFFCASDKTIHIYANRGANGIDGVVSSALGVASVSKPTVLVIGDLSFYHDLNGLLAARMHNIPLTIVLVNNNGGGIFSFLPQAAETKHFEHLFGTPTDLQFEHAVKMYGGVYTLATNWHEFQVQLVNSFDRATLTVIELKTNRYENVEIHRTLWNNVSQEINFLAEGDEQIEG; from the coding sequence TTGAGTAGTACGAATGCACTTACAAAATATGTTGCGGCTTTTATTCAACAATTAAGCACGTTAAATATCACCGATGTTGTCGTGAGTCCTGGTTCGCGTTCTACACCGATCGCCATGCTTATGGCTGAGCACCCAAGCATGAATGTGACTATACACATTGATGAGCGCTCAGCCGCTTTTTTTGCTTTAGGACTAGCTAAAAGAGTAAAAAGGCCGGTTGTGCTAGTTTGTACATCAGGTACAGCAGCTGCCAATTACTATCCTGCTATCGTCGAGGCACGATATTCAAATATCCCTATATTAGTCGTTACAGCGGATCGGCCACATGAATTGCGTGATGTGGGAGCACCTCAAGCAATAGATCAAATAAAAATGTATGGTGATTACCCAAAGTGGTTCGTTGAAATGGGGATTCCAGAGGATACCGAGGATGTTTTGCGATATGTACGAATGGTTGCTGCAAGAGCAGTTCACACTGCAGGCAGTCGTCCAATGGGACCAGTACACATTAACATGCCATTACGAGAGCCGCTTGTACCAGACCTAAATAATGAAAATTTGTGGAGTGACATAGAGCAACAGCAGTTGGCAAAGGTTACGCCTCCAGCTCGCTTTATTGACGATCTGTACTTAAATGAGTACGCAAACTTGTTTAGTAGTCATGAAAGAGGACTTATTGTTGTTGGAGATTTACAGAATTATAGTGAACAAAGGGAAATTTTGAATTTAGCTGAGAAGCTTCAATATCCTGTACTTGCAGATCCACTATCTCAACTTAGAAGCTACAAGCACCCATTGCTAATTGATGGCTATGATGCATTCTTAAAAAATGACGTGACTAGTGAATTGCTAAAACCAGATATAGTGATCCGCTTTGGGGCTATGCCTGTTTCAAAAGCATTTATGTTATTTCTAAAAAAACAACAAGATTGCAAACAACTTATTGTTGATGGCAGTGGTGAGTGGCGTGATCCTAACAGTCAAGCTTGGGATGTTATTCATTGTGACGAAGCGTATTTCTCAAGCAGGATTCCTTCATATTTAGAAAAAAAGCAGAAAACAAAATGGGTACAAACTTGGCTACAGATAAATACAATTACTCAGTCGATTATGCAACAATCCATTGATAGTGAGATTCTATTTGAAGGTCGAATTATTCAAGAGCTCCAACGTAATTTACCAAACAACAGTCATTTGTTCGTTGGGAATAGTATGCCAATCCGTGATTTGGATTCGTTTTTCTGTGCATCTGATAAAACAATACATATATATGCCAATCGCGGTGCCAATGGAATAGATGGTGTTGTATCAAGTGCATTAGGAGTAGCTTCTGTTTCAAAACCAACCGTTTTAGTCATTGGAGACTTATCCTTTTACCACGACTTAAACGGTTTATTGGCTGCTCGCATGCATAACATACCGTTAACAATTGTTCTCGTTAATAATAATGGCGGTGGTATCTTTTCTTTTTTACCTCAGGCAGCTGAGACAAAGCATTTTGAACACCTTTTTGGTACGCCTACCGATTTACAGTTTGAGCATGCTGTAAAAATGTACGGTGGTGTATACACGCTTGCAACAAATTGGCATGAATTTCAAGTTCAACTTGTTAATAGTTTTGATAGAGCAACCTTAACTGTCATAGAATTGAAAACAAATCGTTACGAAAATGTCGAGATTCATCGTACATTGTGGAATAATGTTTCCCAGGAAATAAATTTTTTGGCTGAAGGTGACGAACAAATTGAAGGATAG
- a CDS encoding 1,4-dihydroxy-2-naphthoate polyprenyltransferase: MQTQLQVDRNSPGYKRKRSFKVWWNLTRPHTLTAAFIPVSIGAALAMQVTTIDVVLFLAMLLASILIQAATNMFNEYFDYKRGLDNEDSIGIGGAIVREGVKPNTVLRLAFALFAVAILIGVYICFNSSWWLALIGTVCMAAGYFYTGGPVPIAYTPFGEVVAGFFMGVLIVLISFFIQTGYIALDGVLLSIPISILVGAILLANNIRDLDGDKENGRKTLAILLGRQNAIKLLACMFVVSYVWVFALILFNNATPWLLLALLSIPKAISATKGFIGKTLPIQMMPAMKATAQTNTIFGLLVVIGLFVSNIF; this comes from the coding sequence ATGCAAACACAATTACAGGTCGACCGTAATTCTCCCGGTTACAAAAGAAAGCGAAGTTTTAAAGTATGGTGGAACTTAACACGTCCGCATACATTAACAGCTGCTTTTATACCTGTCTCTATTGGAGCAGCTCTTGCTATGCAGGTAACAACAATTGATGTTGTGCTATTTTTAGCAATGCTTTTAGCTTCTATATTAATACAAGCAGCCACTAACATGTTTAATGAATACTTTGATTATAAGCGCGGTCTTGATAATGAAGATTCAATTGGTATTGGTGGCGCCATTGTTCGCGAAGGTGTAAAGCCGAATACAGTTTTACGACTAGCTTTTGCTTTATTTGCAGTAGCTATCCTAATTGGAGTATATATATGCTTCAACAGCTCTTGGTGGTTAGCTCTTATCGGCACAGTATGTATGGCTGCTGGATACTTCTATACAGGTGGTCCTGTTCCTATAGCCTACACACCATTTGGTGAAGTAGTTGCCGGGTTTTTCATGGGTGTATTAATTGTTTTGATTTCCTTTTTTATACAAACGGGATATATTGCATTAGACGGTGTTTTATTATCTATCCCTATATCAATCCTTGTAGGAGCCATTCTATTAGCGAACAATATTCGAGACCTTGATGGCGACAAAGAAAACGGACGAAAAACGTTGGCCATATTACTTGGTAGACAGAACGCAATTAAGCTTTTAGCTTGTATGTTTGTTGTTAGTTATGTTTGGGTATTTGCTTTGATTCTTTTTAATAATGCTACACCATGGTTACTTTTAGCTTTGTTAAGTATTCCAAAAGCTATTAGTGCTACTAAAGGCTTCATTGGGAAAACACTCCCCATACAAATGATGCCCGCTATGAAAGCTACGGCACAAACAAATACTATCTTTGGCTTGCTTGTTGTTATTGGCCTTTTCGTTAGCAACATATTTTAA
- a CDS encoding TraR/DksA C4-type zinc finger protein produces MLTSNQFITFRKQLLEQKQEILTQIEENDHFDLERGHFHESMGELSSYDNHPADEGSALYEREKDISLLEHAKRELDDIEAALQALKDGTYGTCKECGKDIPVERLDALPTALYCKEHSPDQEVSHQRPIEEGVLIPPFGKFEYDDLDVEAYDAEDSWQDVQRFGTSETPSDFIGDRDSYNEMFIESDENVGFVEDYENFVATDMEGKEVFIVPSNRHRQYEEMLDEAGMMSILGDLPPYEKHPYTEEALKREQDK; encoded by the coding sequence ATGTTAACTTCAAATCAATTTATAACCTTCCGTAAACAACTATTGGAGCAAAAGCAGGAAATACTAACTCAAATAGAGGAAAACGATCACTTTGACTTAGAACGAGGTCATTTTCATGAATCAATGGGAGAGTTATCAAGCTACGACAACCACCCAGCTGACGAGGGCTCTGCACTATATGAAAGAGAGAAAGATATTTCACTTCTAGAACATGCTAAAAGAGAATTAGATGATATAGAAGCGGCGTTGCAAGCATTAAAGGATGGGACTTATGGTACTTGTAAAGAATGTGGAAAAGATATTCCCGTTGAGAGGCTTGATGCATTACCAACAGCTCTTTACTGTAAAGAACACAGTCCTGATCAAGAAGTATCCCATCAACGTCCTATTGAGGAAGGTGTTTTAATTCCCCCCTTTGGGAAGTTTGAATATGATGATCTTGATGTGGAAGCATACGATGCCGAAGATAGTTGGCAAGATGTTCAACGTTTTGGTACATCTGAAACGCCAAGTGATTTTATAGGCGATAGAGACTCTTATAACGAGATGTTTATCGAAAGTGATGAAAATGTTGGCTTTGTAGAGGATTACGAGAACTTTGTGGCAACGGATATGGAAGGAAAAGAAGTGTTTATAGTTCCGAGTAATCGACACCGCCAATACGAGGAAATGCTTGATGAAGCTGGTATGATGTCAATATTAGGTGATTTACCACCTTATGAAAAACACCCTTATACAGAAGAAGCTCTTAAGCGAGAACAAGACAAATAA
- a CDS encoding zinc ribbon domain-containing protein translates to MPLFDLKCSKCGEEFQKLVSFSKLADVVCPVCTSNEHERVFKANIKGPISSGSGDSSSRPVSSGFT, encoded by the coding sequence ATGCCACTTTTTGATTTAAAGTGCTCAAAGTGTGGAGAGGAATTCCAAAAGCTTGTTTCGTTTAGCAAGTTAGCAGACGTTGTTTGTCCAGTTTGTACGAGTAATGAGCATGAGAGGGTTTTTAAAGCAAATATTAAAGGCCCGATATCTTCGGGATCTGGTGATAGTTCTTCGCGACCTGTAAGTAGTGGTTTCACTTGA
- a CDS encoding AAA family ATPase, giving the protein MNYQGLKLPPQIEQIVEDRKQTLKKKDLYLVGTGGYLPADYTIIHDAIIAVAMGKNVLLKGPTGSGKTKLAETLSATFSQPMHSINCSVDLDAEALLGFKTISNNEGQANIEFVQGPVIKAMKQGHLLYIDEINMAKPETLPILNGVLDYRRTITNPFTGEVVKAHPNFAVIAAINEGYVGTVPLNEALKNRFIAVEVPYIQGEDLQRVIEEQSQLKNETVIQKFMIFSSDLIAQVRNGNVSEEAASIRALLDTCDLAVFLPPLRAIERGIIEKLDDDREKAAVRNVAETLFE; this is encoded by the coding sequence ATGAATTACCAAGGATTGAAATTACCACCACAAATAGAACAAATTGTTGAAGATAGAAAGCAAACATTAAAGAAAAAAGACTTGTATTTAGTTGGAACAGGTGGATACCTGCCTGCTGATTATACCATTATTCATGATGCCATTATCGCTGTTGCCATGGGTAAGAATGTTCTTTTAAAAGGACCAACAGGTTCCGGAAAAACAAAATTAGCGGAAACATTATCTGCGACATTTTCTCAACCAATGCACAGTATTAACTGTTCAGTCGATTTAGATGCGGAGGCCTTGCTTGGATTCAAAACTATCTCGAACAATGAAGGACAGGCAAATATTGAATTTGTCCAAGGTCCAGTTATAAAGGCAATGAAGCAGGGACATTTATTGTATATTGATGAGATTAATATGGCGAAGCCTGAAACATTGCCTATTTTAAATGGTGTGTTAGATTATCGTAGAACAATCACGAACCCTTTCACAGGTGAAGTAGTTAAAGCACATCCGAACTTTGCGGTAATAGCTGCTATTAATGAAGGGTATGTGGGGACAGTGCCATTAAATGAAGCGCTAAAGAATCGCTTTATAGCTGTTGAAGTACCGTATATTCAAGGTGAGGACTTACAGCGAGTCATTGAAGAACAATCACAATTAAAGAATGAGACTGTTATTCAAAAGTTTATGATATTTTCTAGTGACTTAATTGCACAAGTACGCAATGGAAACGTCTCAGAGGAAGCGGCATCGATTAGAGCTTTGCTTGATACTTGTGACTTGGCTGTGTTTTTACCTCCATTACGTGCCATTGAAAGAGGGATTATTGAGAAACTTGATGATGACAGAGAAAAAGCGGCTGTGCGCAATGTCGCAGAAACGTTGTTTGAATAG
- a CDS encoding TIGR00266 family protein: MNSHEIEYKLHGDDMQFVEIELDPRESVIAEAGAMMMMENGIDMETIFGDGSKGGGSGLLNKLVGAGKRLITGESLFMTVFTNDDREKRHVSFAAPYPGKIIPVDLSELGGKIICQKDAFLCAAKGVSVGIDFQRKLGAGFFGGEGFIMQKLEGDGLAFLHAGGTIMRRDLEPGEVLRVDTGCLVALTKDVDYDIEFVGKVKTAFFGGEGLFFATVRGPGTVWVQSLPFSRLADRVFAAAPQSAGGRSVGEGSILGGFGNLLNGDD, encoded by the coding sequence ATGAATTCTCATGAAATTGAGTACAAATTGCACGGTGATGATATGCAGTTTGTCGAGATTGAGCTAGACCCTCGTGAAAGCGTCATTGCGGAAGCAGGGGCTATGATGATGATGGAAAATGGTATTGATATGGAAACCATTTTCGGTGACGGTAGTAAAGGTGGTGGCAGTGGCTTACTTAACAAACTAGTGGGAGCTGGTAAACGACTTATCACAGGCGAAAGTCTATTTATGACTGTTTTTACAAATGATGACCGCGAAAAGCGTCACGTAAGCTTCGCTGCACCGTACCCTGGTAAAATCATTCCTGTTGACTTAAGCGAACTTGGTGGGAAAATTATTTGCCAAAAGGATGCCTTTCTATGTGCCGCTAAAGGCGTCTCTGTAGGTATCGATTTCCAACGAAAACTTGGTGCTGGGTTCTTCGGTGGGGAAGGTTTTATCATGCAAAAACTCGAAGGAGACGGTTTAGCATTTCTTCATGCAGGCGGTACAATTATGCGTCGTGATCTTGAACCAGGTGAAGTTCTTCGTGTTGATACAGGGTGTTTAGTGGCGTTAACAAAGGATGTCGATTATGATATTGAATTTGTTGGTAAGGTGAAAACAGCATTCTTCGGTGGAGAAGGTCTATTTTTTGCAACTGTACGTGGGCCAGGTACTGTTTGGGTTCAATCACTTCCATTCAGCCGCTTAGCTGACCGTGTATTTGCAGCTGCTCCGCAATCAGCAGGTGGACGAAGCGTCGGTGAAGGTAGTATTCTAGGCGGCTTTGGCAACCTACTTAATGGTGATGATTAA
- the menH gene encoding 2-succinyl-6-hydroxy-2,4-cyclohexadiene-1-carboxylate synthase: MKDRDVAYSLDVYGNGGHALVLLHGFTGTKKTWLPFKTIWDGFTIIAIDIIGHGESDSPLDTSAYDIRMVGETIISYVKKLGFSSASILGYSMGGRLALSIACEQPDFVSSLILESSSPGLKNFDERQQRVAADELLAAEILETGIESFVNKWERLSMFESQMRLPEEKRAEIRRERLEQNPIGLANSLRGMGTGSQPSYWERLHEVEVPVLLISGSLDQKFCHIQEEMNDKLPKSQHTIIEDTGHAIHVEQPEIFGTIVKEFLNLHIT; the protein is encoded by the coding sequence TTGAAGGATAGGGATGTGGCTTACTCGCTAGACGTCTATGGCAATGGTGGACATGCTCTCGTTTTGTTGCATGGTTTTACAGGTACGAAAAAGACGTGGCTGCCATTTAAAACAATTTGGGATGGCTTTACAATTATTGCAATAGATATTATTGGACATGGCGAATCAGATTCACCGCTTGACACAAGCGCATATGATATACGCATGGTAGGAGAGACGATTATAAGCTACGTAAAAAAGTTAGGATTTTCTTCTGCTAGTATATTAGGTTATTCTATGGGAGGCCGCCTTGCTTTATCTATTGCTTGTGAACAGCCTGACTTTGTTTCCAGTCTCATTTTAGAAAGTAGCTCACCAGGGTTGAAAAACTTTGATGAAAGGCAACAAAGAGTTGCAGCTGATGAATTGCTGGCAGCGGAGATTCTCGAAACAGGTATCGAAAGCTTTGTGAACAAATGGGAACGGCTATCTATGTTTGAAAGTCAGATGAGATTACCCGAAGAGAAAAGAGCTGAAATTAGGCGAGAGCGTTTGGAACAAAATCCAATAGGTTTAGCTAATAGTTTGCGAGGGATGGGAACAGGTAGCCAACCATCATATTGGGAGAGACTACATGAGGTAGAAGTTCCTGTATTATTGATAAGTGGGAGTTTAGATCAGAAGTTCTGTCACATACAAGAAGAAATGAATGATAAGCTGCCAAAAAGTCAGCATACTATCATAGAAGACACTGGGCATGCAATTCATGTGGAACAACCAGAAATTTTTGGTACAATAGTAAAAGAGTTTCTTAATTTACATATAACATAG
- the menB gene encoding 1,4-dihydroxy-2-naphthoyl-CoA synthase, translating into MAVEWVAERTYEDILYETYNGIAKITINRPEVRNAFRPKTVIELIDAFAYARDDSNVGVIILTGAGDKAFCSGGDQKVRGHGGYVGEDEIPRLNVLDLQRLIRVIPKPVIAMVAGYAIGGGHVLHIVCDLTIAADNAIFGQTGPKVGSFDAGYGSGYLARIVGHKKAREIWFLCRQYNAQEALDMGLVNTVVPLEKLEEETVQWCEEILEKSPTAIRFLKAAFNADTDGLAGIQQFAGDATLLYYTTDEAKEGRDAFKEKRTPDFKQFPRFP; encoded by the coding sequence ATGGCAGTAGAATGGGTAGCTGAAAGAACGTATGAAGACATTTTATACGAAACATACAATGGGATTGCAAAAATCACTATTAATCGTCCAGAAGTTCGTAACGCATTCCGTCCTAAAACAGTAATTGAGCTAATTGACGCATTTGCGTATGCTCGCGATGATTCAAATGTAGGGGTTATCATTTTAACAGGTGCTGGTGACAAAGCGTTCTGTTCAGGAGGAGACCAAAAGGTTCGCGGACACGGTGGATATGTGGGGGAAGACGAAATTCCTCGTTTAAACGTTCTTGACTTACAGCGTTTAATTCGTGTTATTCCTAAACCAGTCATCGCTATGGTTGCAGGTTATGCGATCGGAGGCGGTCATGTTTTACACATCGTGTGTGACTTAACAATTGCTGCTGATAATGCAATCTTCGGTCAAACAGGTCCAAAGGTAGGAAGCTTTGATGCTGGCTATGGCTCAGGCTATTTAGCTCGTATCGTCGGTCATAAAAAAGCGCGTGAAATTTGGTTTTTATGTCGCCAATATAATGCGCAAGAAGCACTTGATATGGGGCTAGTCAATACTGTTGTACCGCTAGAAAAACTAGAAGAAGAGACAGTTCAATGGTGTGAAGAAATTTTAGAAAAATCTCCGACAGCCATTCGATTCTTAAAAGCTGCATTTAACGCGGATACAGATGGTCTAGCTGGTATTCAGCAGTTTGCTGGAGATGCGACTCTTCTATACTATACAACAGATGAAGCAAAAGAAGGTCGTGACGCATTTAAGGAAAAGCGTACGCCTGACTTTAAACAGTTCCCAAGATTTCCATAA
- a CDS encoding nitric oxide reductase activation protein NorD has protein sequence MKYIKFNDKQVDSFLFMELTDLAEGLARDPQLEIEYAYQSYYNQLAHKITISRFWDDHVVDVKRYGLMSDILLRSAGSMMHSDFKEIKSFIKKTNKLKFPNIAKQLLMLLEDIRLEDAVVKERPGTKRVFKTRRVAYRKYFKSQLNTNLIRSVYTDALYCTVYLLVTAESPLEDIPPIQDKIDRVLPYIRSELVHVYEANSTKAIVSIVLRVMEVLDEILERDMLNLYFFLPEHVYSEDKLIFEDLKRRDRLRNNDLLEDVKNGDEDVHDEEKMPMWHRETESPTKSFLQFDLEQGTKTDLMGEGVREGEDGDQALGMVQGSSQQSSRNDFAKMEALEAERDEKKASAVDQYGKENRQAIAIFLKPDIQTNEQKRLYTQYKAEISPYQKKLKQMIQKTLEHKKILPRHDLHIGRLSKQLTKFFVDENPRMFYKKNQPSPEIDAAFGLLVDCSASMYDKMEQTKLGITLFHEALKSVQVPHSIVGFWEDTGDASEEKQPNYFKKVVDFATFKDDRVGPNIMQLEPEEDNRDGFAIRHMIEVLLTRQEKQKFLLVFSDGEPAAFGYEQNGIVDTHEAVVEARKHGIEIINVFLANGEISEGQQNTIRNIYGKYSILVPHIEELPDVLFPLLKKLLLKSL, from the coding sequence ATGAAATATATTAAATTTAATGATAAACAAGTCGATTCATTTTTATTTATGGAATTGACGGATTTAGCAGAAGGCTTGGCACGAGATCCGCAACTAGAAATAGAGTATGCCTATCAATCTTATTATAATCAGCTTGCTCATAAAATTACAATAAGCCGCTTTTGGGATGATCACGTAGTTGATGTAAAGAGATATGGACTTATGAGTGATATTCTTCTTCGAAGCGCTGGTTCGATGATGCATTCAGATTTTAAAGAAATAAAGAGTTTTATTAAAAAGACAAATAAACTAAAATTCCCAAATATAGCCAAGCAGTTGTTGATGCTCTTAGAAGACATTAGACTAGAAGATGCTGTTGTTAAGGAACGACCAGGAACAAAGAGAGTGTTTAAGACTAGACGAGTAGCATATCGTAAGTATTTTAAAAGTCAGCTTAACACAAATTTAATTCGGAGCGTTTATACAGATGCCTTATATTGTACGGTTTATTTACTCGTTACGGCAGAATCGCCGCTAGAAGACATCCCTCCCATTCAGGATAAAATAGATCGTGTTCTTCCTTATATTCGTAGCGAGTTGGTACACGTGTATGAAGCTAATTCAACTAAAGCTATTGTTTCTATAGTGTTACGTGTAATGGAAGTGTTAGACGAAATATTGGAAAGAGATATGCTGAATTTATATTTCTTTTTACCAGAACATGTTTATAGTGAAGATAAATTAATATTTGAGGATTTAAAACGTCGTGATAGGTTGAGAAATAATGACCTCCTTGAGGATGTGAAGAATGGGGACGAGGATGTTCATGATGAAGAGAAGATGCCAATGTGGCACCGAGAAACTGAATCCCCAACGAAGAGCTTTTTACAATTTGATCTTGAACAAGGAACAAAAACAGATTTAATGGGCGAAGGTGTTCGTGAGGGAGAAGATGGCGACCAAGCATTAGGTATGGTACAAGGTAGCTCGCAGCAATCATCGAGAAACGATTTTGCAAAAATGGAAGCTCTTGAAGCAGAGCGGGATGAAAAAAAAGCAAGTGCAGTTGATCAATATGGCAAAGAAAATCGCCAAGCGATCGCTATCTTCTTAAAGCCAGACATACAAACCAATGAACAAAAGCGGCTATATACGCAGTATAAGGCTGAAATAAGTCCATATCAGAAGAAGCTTAAGCAAATGATTCAAAAGACGTTGGAACATAAAAAGATTTTACCACGTCATGATCTCCATATAGGGCGCTTAAGCAAACAGCTAACAAAGTTTTTTGTTGATGAAAATCCACGTATGTTTTATAAAAAGAATCAACCATCTCCTGAGATTGATGCGGCGTTCGGGTTACTTGTAGATTGTTCAGCGTCGATGTACGACAAAATGGAGCAAACAAAGCTAGGTATAACATTGTTCCACGAAGCGCTGAAATCAGTTCAAGTTCCCCATTCAATTGTTGGATTCTGGGAGGATACTGGTGATGCTTCAGAGGAAAAGCAGCCTAATTATTTTAAAAAGGTCGTTGATTTCGCTACTTTCAAAGACGATCGTGTTGGTCCTAATATTATGCAATTAGAGCCTGAGGAAGACAACCGCGATGGATTTGCAATTCGTCATATGATTGAAGTACTTCTGACGAGACAGGAAAAACAAAAGTTTTTACTTGTATTTTCTGATGGAGAACCAGCCGCGTTTGGTTATGAGCAAAATGGAATTGTCGACACACATGAGGCTGTTGTGGAAGCGCGAAAGCATGGTATTGAAATTATAAATGTATTTTTAGCGAATGGGGAGATATCAGAAGGACAACAAAATACGATACGCAACATTTACGGAAAATACAGTATTCTTGTTCCTCATATTGAAGAGTTACCTGATGTGTTATTCCCTTTATTAAAAAAATTACTTTTAAAAAGCTTATAA